From Leishmania braziliensis MHOM/BR/75/M2904 complete genome, chromosome 35:
TCGCTTCATCTCTCtacccttcctctcctttttttttttcctgtaGTCTGTGTTTCCCTTTGGTGTTGTTCTTCGCTTTGTCGTGTTCTTCGCTGCCGGTATCACGAGGACAAAATTGAGGACTCTGAAGGGCTTTAGAGATACGCACACCCGCCCTCCCCTGCTCACGCTTCCTTCTCGTTTGCTCTTTTACTGTTATGTGGCGCttgagtttttttttttttggttgcgtgtctgtgcgttgTGCTAAGAGAACGCgtaaaggaaagaggaaaacacAAAGACCAACGACAGCAACAAAAAAGATACGCGCCCGTGCATGTGTTGTGAGGAGGCGGTGTACTGCGAGTTGATGTGACGATGTGTGTTTGTCTCTCTGGGCGTCTTTACCTTTGCGAGTGTGTCTATGTTGCTCTCAGTGGCTGACGGCATGGCAGCAGCATTATGGGGCAATGCGGTGCTTCTCGCTTCCATATAGCACCTTCTGTTAGTTTGACCAGGTAGTTGCACTGAGACAGACATCGACCCCCCACACGCAATTCCTACGCACCGAGGCACGAAGACAAACGCAAGTTCACATTTCCTCATTGgggcgcttttttttcccccttcatCGCGTTTcttcgcccctccccttcccctcactatacacacacatatatatatatcgtCCTTTTTTCATCTCACTTACCTCACTTGAGCCCTCTTCGTTAATACGTGTCTATccgccctcttcttttttttcctctctacGTCCGCCAATCTACTCGATATTCTACACGCCGTACCCCTCCATAGAactcacccccctcccccgcagtGCTGAAGAGAATGACAAGAACAGGTCGTTAATGAGCGTTCACGGGTGCGTGTTGGTGAGTGCTGGTGCGGGTAGAGGGAtggtggaggaagggaaggggtttcgcagagggagaggaaaaagtgGAGGACTGCGTGCTGCGCCAACCAGTAGGGATTTGACGATCGATTTTCGCTCTGCGACAGTAGTGGGACGGAGTACAAAGGAGTAAGAGAGAAAGAACGACGAGAGAGTCGACAGGATTAGCAAACAGCAGTGTCTTTGCAAGAAGACTGACAGTGATGGCctgagaagaaaaaaaagccgTCGAGGTGCGGGTGATCCTCTAACGCATGCTCgttccccttccccccctcgTTGTTTGTGCTGCAGCATACTCACCCACTCCACCAAAAAGGATGCGGTAATTCGAAGAAACACAACGTTCAACTTGCAAAATCAAAACAGCAACCTGCAAGGAGCGCCTGAGGTACACTTGCACAATGGTCCGCCATTCGGCGTGTGTATGCGGCCTTGGATTGCCACTGGTGAGCCGTACCAACAGTTGCAGGTGCCAGTTCACTCCCCTGATTGTtttgttggtggtggtggctaTTCTGCCTATATACTCATGCCAGCGTGGTCAGACTGACAGGGAGCGTTCTCGGATGGAGGGGCACTGTTGAAATTGTGTGTGCCGTCCCTCTCTTATTCCTGTAAGAGAGCGCAAGGATGCCACTATAAATGGCCCAGCATTGCCTTCCTGCATGTAGTCACACGGGCATACATACACGCAGATGCGCCTCGTAGATACGTGTGTCCTGCCCACAGCTCTGCTCTACCCTCTTCTTCGAGCATTTTCTCTTTACATTTCCCCTTCTGGCCTTTCCCAACGAcgcgcgctctccctccctccctccgttCTGATGaaagtgctgctgctgtgatgaATGGGTCGAGGTGAGACGaatcagagagaaaaaactCCGTACGTGTGTAGACAAAGGAGAAAATAgggaacgaaaagagaagataCTGCCTTGAAGTTGCTAGGTGACCATGTGGAATGAAGGTGGCATTCATGGTAGTCGTAGCGTTGAGGCTAACCTCCAAGAAGGGGCAATGCAACATACAGACACcaaaagcgagagaaacaaaggtCCTTTATGGacacagagggagacagTCTTCAGACCCCCACCTGCATTCACCACCGGTACACTGATGAAAACATTGCCCAACACAGTTTGATTCCCCTCGCTTGGCGAGAAGacagatagagagagagagagagacagcctgtaaaaggaagaagaagtaCGTCTGTTGTCGGCATAACGTGTCTCTCTGTCGGTGTATCGTTTATATGCCAATGGACACtcgccccccacccaccctgcCCTCACATTAAGTTTGCGCACAGAGATGCAAATTGCAAGGCGATAAAGAGGCGGGAAATAAGGAAGGGTCATTCAGCAGATGGCACAAAGAGAAGAATGAAATGTGCACATGGACANNNNNNNNNNNNNNNNNNNNNNNNNNNNNNNNNNNNNNNNNNNNNNNNNNNNNNNNNNNNNNNNNNNNNNNNNNNNNNNNNNNNNNNNNNNNNNNNNNNNTCCCGCACTACTGCCTGTGAATTGCATGCGCCTCTACTCACCACATAATGTGCCTCACCGCGCACTTTCCATAACGcaaaccaccaccacaaatGTGGCTTTTGTCTGTACCCGGTGCACCTCGTCAACTATTTTATCATCTTCCGTCATCGTAAGAGGTTGTGCGAGATACGTCTCAACGCCATCTGATCATTGTAACATCATTACTCTACCactggctctctctctgtgccttgTGTCGCCCGCAttcctttcgcttctctcaGCACGCGGAGGCTGACACCCCATCACAACGTGATACACCATCACCAATCACGACGAACCGCCACGATCCCACTGGTTTTCGCTCTTTCATTCTCCGGGGTGATACGTATCGTACATTTGCCATCTCGACATCCCCCTCTCACTTCACTTTGGTGTGGTGTTCGTTCAGTATCACTCTCCATCTTCTGAGTACTATTACgttcttttctccttttctctgtcAGCCCTTTATCTCCTATTTCTggttctcccccctcttcctatCTCAGCTTGGACTCGACTGCGAGGCACACAAGACAACAGCGGAAGTGCCAAGCGTCGTATGAAACTGAGTTGTTACtgttgtgtttgtgtgtctccGCTCTTTTCTgtgcgctctttttttcctttccatctctttcctcttctttgttcCAGCTCTTTGCTTTCCTGTTACCCTCTCGCAGTACACAGAGGATAGGCGGGCGGCTTACGCTTCCACGGACTCATACAGGCACGCGCATACACCCCGCGCACACCTGCTTCACAAATCGGGGGTGGCTAGCCATTGTGGCTGTTGTGTCCGCAACTAAACCGTTATCACTCGAATCATCCCTCATTGTCTTtgttggtgttgttgtttctcctcccttcctctgcttcttccaccaccaccacctcgctttttttttctccttttcgaTTTCTCTGattttgttctcttctcGTCCTCCTTTTCCGAGTCTCGTGCTGGTGCACCCATCCTCTGTACCTGTGTTTTGCTGCGTCGACTTGTAGACCCTTTTGATTGACGTGGTTAGCGTTCCTCTTGTCGCGGTGTACCACCTTTTGGGTCGTCGGACACCCGTGACAAGGTGCGTGGGCTACGTAGCGTCACCCTCATCGACACATATATACACAGACAAGCCCCCTTCACAGCTGCCGTGCTCTTCCGCGGCGGCTAAGAGACATAGAGACAAGCGGAATAGTGAATACGCACGCTGACaccttgtgtgcgtgcgtgtgctctAACACACCGCTACATCTTGACATTACTCCaatttcctctctttttcttgttgGATTGACCCCCCACGTTTCGGAGAACCATTCCAAGCTGGACACCATGACGCAGTCTTTCTCATCATCCTTGAATGGCTCCTCGCGGTGCGTGTCAGCGAAGAATGAACATCTATGGATgcatggcgctgcaggcgtcATGGGCGGATCAACCGCGATGATGCTGTTCTACCCGCTCGACTTTCTCCGCACTCGCATGCATACCATTCACCAGGGAAGTCGCACGATGCCGCTCCGCTCCGCTCGTGAGATTGTGCGCCAGGAAGGATTGCGTGGCATGTACAAAGGCATCGGCGTGTCGGTCATCTCGCATAGCGTTGGCTGGGGCCTATATTTGCTCTCCTTtcgcgccgcgcagcagcgcatcacgGAGTTGCTCGGCGGAAAAGTGGAGGACTTTATGTTTGAGCAGTCCAGTCTCGATTTCATGAGCGCGTGTGTCGCGGCTACTATCACGGGTACCGTCGTCACCCCGCTTCACGTCATCAAGACACGCCGGCAGCTGTGCGACGCCAACCACCTTCCCAACTGCGTACGTGCGCAGCCACTGCCCCCCGGCTTTGCTGGGGTCCGAGCTATTGTACGGCGGGAGGGTTGGAAGGCCATGTTCCGCGGGCTTGGACCTCAGGTACTGCTCACCGGCAACACCATCATCCAAGTGACTATCTACGAGTGGTTCCGGCGTCACATGTTCACCAACCACGAAAATccctcgccgctgcaggtggcACTGGCTTCCGGCTTTTCCAAGGCAGTGGCCTGTACCCTCTTCAACCCCCTCGAGGTTGTGCGAACCTGCTTGCAGGATCACCGCAACCACGGCCGAGCGGAGTTCAAGAGCATGTGGACCGGCTTGCAGACCATCTGGCGAAGTGAGGGGCTCCACGGTATGTACCGCGGCCTTCCTGTGAACGTTGCTCGTGTCATCCCCACAACGATGATGGCGTTCGTGCTGTACGAGAAGAGCCTGTGGGCGATACGTACGACGTATGAAATGGCTGAGTCGCTGCAcacagcaggcgctgcgacTTCAAGCACTAGCAATGGCGTCaaaggcggtgctgctggtagCAACATCAGCActgcaagcagcagcaaggaaGGCCGCTCTGTGGGACAGCCTCAGTTCCAGTAGACACACTGCTCAGCGCTGATATGTCTCGTAAACCGCTCTCCAGGTCGTCGTGGATGCCGAAGAAGTGAGGCTGCTCAAGATGGTtgaagaggaagagtgaCAGAGGGTTGGGCAATTGAAAAGGCAGGTCACGATGATATAATGAGGAAGGTAAATGCAAGACGTGAGCAGCGAAGCGAAGCCAGTGCGTCCCATCAAATTTGTAAATGAGTGTCTTTCCCAGTGGGGTGGCCCACGTCTCTGCAACGCACGCCGCGCTATCATCATCTTTCGCTCTGGCAGGAAaccgcacacatacacacacccacacaaacgAGGCTGGCGCATCCGGAGGAACAACGTAGaggaaggcaaaggagatgGAAGGGGGTCAAGCGACACGAAGTCCAGCCCGCAGGagttctctttttttcaaCGTCTCCACTCTCTGCCGTACAACATGAGTTGAATGGCCTCCTATCCCTggcctgccacagggcccatcgcgtggtgcgaagcagccgtacaCACGCGGTACAGGAATGCGGAGAACGAGCCAGCAGGACACGGCCTCAGCCGCAAGCCCCACCCGCCTCCCGTTTCccaggtcgcctcacagccgctcccatcaCGCCGCTCGTCACccggtgcatccctcgggggaggggggggcccCTCACACCAATGGGCAGCGAGGCCCGGGTGGG
This genomic window contains:
- a CDS encoding putative mitochondrial carrier protein, which produces MTQSFSSSLNGSSRCVSAKNEHLWMHGAAGVMGGSTAMMLFYPLDFLRTRMHTIHQGSRTMPLRSAREIVRQEGLRGMYKGIGVSVISHSVGWGLYLLSFRAAQQRITELLGGKVEDFMFEQSSLDFMSACVAATITGTVVTPLHVIKTRRQLCDANHLPNCVRAQPLPPGFAGVRAIVRREGWKAMFRGLGPQVLLTGNTIIQVTIYEWFRRHMFTNHENPSPLQVALASGFSKAVACTLFNPLEVVRTCLQDHRNHGRAEFKSMWTGLQTIWRSEGLHGMYRGLPVNVARVIPTTMMAFVLYEKSLWAIRTTYEMAESLHTAGAATSSTSNGVKGGAAGSNISTASSSKEGRSVGQPQFQ